Sequence from the Pseudomonas sp. 7SR1 genome:
CGATACATGTTCGCGGTGGGTCCGCCGAGGTCGGAAATGACCCCGGTGAAGCCTGGGACCTTGTCGCGGATCTCTTCGATCTCGCGAATGATCGACTCTTCGGAACGGTTCTGGATGATCCGGCCTTCGTGCTCGGTGATCGAGCAGAAGGTGCAGCCGCCGAAGCAGCCACGCATGATGTTCACCGAGAAGCGGATCATTTCGTAGGCAGGGATCTTTTCCTTGCCGTACGCCGGGTGTGGGACACGTGCGTAAGGCATACCGAACACGTAGTCCATTTCCTCGGTGGTCATCGGAATGGGTGGCGGGTTGAACCAGACATCCACATCGCCATGCTTCTGCACCAGCGCGCGGGCGTTGCCCGGGTTGGTTTCCAGGTGCAGCACGCGGTTGGCGTGGGCATAGAGCACCGGGTCGTTGCGGACCTTTTCCACCGACGGCAGGCGGATCACGGTTTTGTCGCGGGTCATTTTCGGGCTCGCCAGGATCTGCACGACCTTGGCTTCGCTCGGGTCCTCCACCGGCCCTTTCTCCTGCTCGATGGCGCAGGCGGCGGTGTCCTGGGTGTTCACGTACGGATTGATGATCTTGTCGATCTTGCCCGGACGGTCGATACGCGTGGAATCGACTTCGTACCAGCCTTCGGGTGTGTCGCGGCGAATGAACGCGGTGCCGCGCACATCGGTGATGTCCTCGATCCTGTGGCCATAGGACAGACGCTGGGCGACTTCGACAATGGCTCGCTCTGCGTTGCCGTAGAGCAGGATATCGGCACTGGCGTCGATCAGGATCGAGTTGCGCACCCGGTCCTGCCAGTAATCGTAATGGGCGATGCGGCGCAGGGAGGCCTCGATGCCACCGAGCACGATCGGCACATGCTTGTAGGCTTCCTTGCAGCGCTGGCTGTAGACCAGGCTCGCACGGTCCGGCCGCTTGCCCGCCAGGCCACCGGGGGTATAGGCGTCATCGGAACGGATTTTCTTGTCAGCGGTGTAGCGGTTGATCATCGAGTCCATGTTGCCGGCCGCGACACCGAAAAACAGGTTGGGCTCGCCAAGCTTCATGAAGTCGTCCTTGGACTGCCAGTTCGGCTGGGCAATGATCCCCACGCGAAAGCCTTGGGCTTCCAGCAAACGGCCAATGATCGCCATGCCGAACGAAGGATGGTCGACGTAGGCATCACCGGTCACGATGATAATGTCGCACGAATCCCAGCCGAGCTGATCCATCTCCTCCCTGCTCATGGGCAGGAACGGCGCGGGGCCGAAACATTCGGCCCAGTACTTGGGATAGTCAAATAACGGCTTGGCTGCTTGCATGTCGATGACCGGTATAGAAGATGAAAAATCGCGGGCGCGGAATATAGCACAAAAAATAACCAATTCCGACGGCTATGGTCGGAAATCGGCGGCGCACCTATCGCGAGCAAACTCGCTCCCACAGAGAGGATGCATTCCAGGGTGGGAGCGAGCTTGCTGCGGGCAGCGATCCGACGATGAGGCCGGATCAGACGACGAAGAACTTACTCGTCGTCATCGAAATTGTAGCTGCCCGGTGCGAGGTTCTCGAAACGCGTGTACTTGCCGATGAATGCCAGGCGGACAAAACCGATCGGACCGTTCCGCTGCTTGCCGATGATGATTTCCGCGATGCCCTTGTGTTCCGTCTCGGGGTGATAGACCTCGTCGCGGTATACGAACATGATCACGTCGGCGTCCTGCTCGATCGCTCCGGATTCCCGCAGGTCGGAGTTCACCGGGCGCTTGTTCGGACGCTGTTCCAGGGAGCGGTTCAACTGGGAAAGCGCCACCACCGGACAGTTGAATTCCTTGGCCAGGGCCTTGAGGGAACGGGAGATCTCGGAAATCTCGTTGGTCCGGTTATCGCCACTGGAGCCCGGAATCTGCATCAGCTGCAGGTAGTCGATCATGATCAGGCCGATATCGCCATGCTCGCGCACCAGGCGGCGGGTTCGGGCGCGCATTTCCGAAGGGCTGATACCGGCGGTGTCGTCGATGAACAGCTTGCGGTCGTTGAGCAGGTTGACCGCCGAGGTCAGGCGAGGCCAGTCGTCGTCTTCCAGTTGGCCGGAACGGACCTTGGTCTGGTCGATCCGCCCCAGGGAAGAAAGCATACGCATGATCAGCGACTCACCTGGCATCTCCAGGGAGTAGACCAGGACGACCTTGTCGCTGCGCAGCACGGCGTTTTCCACCAGGTTCATCGCAAAGGTGGTCTTGCCCATGGAAGGACGGCCGGCAACGATGATCAGGTCGGCCGGTTGCAGTCCACTGGTCTTCTCGTCGAGATCGGTATAGCCGGTGGACAGGCCGGTGATCGCGTCGGATGTATTGAACAGGGTATCGATACGATCGATGGCCTTGGTCAGCAGGTCGTTGACACTGACCGGCCCGCCGGTCTTCGGCCGGGCCTCGGCGATCTGGAAGATCTGCCGCTCGGCCTCATCGAGGATTTCCTCAGCCGTACGGCCTTCAGGGTTGAAGGCGCTGTCGGCAATTTCGTTACTGATGCCGATCAACTGGCGCAAGGTCGCCCGCTGGCGGACGATCTGCGCATAAGCCTTGATGTTGGCGACGGACGGCGTGTTTTTCGCCAGCTCGCCCAGGTAACCGAGGCCACCGACCTGGGACGTCTGGCCTTCCTTGTCCAGTTGCTCGGCCAGGGTCACGACGTCGATCGGCATGTTCTGGTCGGCCAGCCTGGCGATCGCGCGGAAAATCAAGCGGTGGTCATGCCGGTAGAAATCGCCATCGGAGACTTGATCGAGCACACGCTCCCAGGCGTTGTTGTCCAGCATCAGGCCACCGAGTACAGCCTGTTCGGCCTCGATGGAATGCGGCGGCACCTTCAGGGCAGCGGTTTGCAGATCATATTGCTCTGGAGCGGTAATTTCGTTCATGGCCACAAGGATTCTGGTGATAGAAGCAGGAGTTGCAGAAAGACAAAGGGCACGACCTGTAAACAGGATCGTGCCCGATGTTACCGGCTCGCACCCGAGGGTGCCAGCCGACAGGTGCTGCTTAGGCTGCTACCACGACAACGCGTACGGTGGCTTCGACTTCGGCGTGCAGGTGCACGGCTACGTCGAATTCGCCTACGTTGCGGATGGTGCCGTTCGGCAGACGAACTTCGCTCTTGGCCACTTCAACGCCGGAGGCGGTCAGTGCGTCAGCGATGTCGTGAGTACCGATCGAACCGAACAGCTTGCCTTCGTCGCCAGCGGTGGCAGTGATGGTCACTTCCAGCTCGGCCAGTTGGGCAGCGCGGCTTTCGGCCGAGGCCTTGCGGTCTGCGGCGGCTTTTTCCAGCTCAGCGCGACGCTCTTCGAACGCGGCCAGGTTGGCAGCGGTCGCAGCGGTGGCTTTGCCAAAAGGCAGCAGGTAGTTACGACCGTAACCGGACTTAACTTTTACTTTGTCGCCCAGGTTGCCCAGGTTGGCGATTTTTTCCAGCAGGATCAGTTCCATTTGGGTATTAACCTCTTAACTTTTAACCTTCACCGTTCGCGTTGTCGGCGTCTTTCGGCGCCATACGACCGCGAAAATCAATCAGGCTGTCGACAATGGCCAGGACCACCAGCAACGGATAGATCAGCTGCATGAACAGCAACAACGTGACGTACAGCCCCACCAGCCAGAACCTGGCCAGTCGCTTCTGCGCCACCAGCCCGTGAATCAGGGCCAGGGCCGCGAACACCAGCGGTACGCTGCACAACGGCGTGAGCATGGCCATCTGCGGACCGAAGTTCGGTCCCAGAAGCATGCCCGCCAGCAGCAACATCGCCAGTCCAAGCGGGAAACGGATGGCGCGAAATTCGCGACCAAAACCACCCGGGTTGTACAACAACGCCTGCCAGTAGCGCCCGATAATCAGGCTCAGCACACTGACGATCTGCAACAAGGCCGCAATCAGGCCGGTCAGGACCGGTGCGATCAGTGACGCGAAACGCGCTTGCTCCTCAGCCGACATCTGCCGGTAGAGATCACCGAGGGCTTCGGGCAGGATTTTTATCAAAGCCTGCGACAGCATCTCGATCTGGGGCGCGAAAGCCACCCCGAGCACCACTGAAAACACCACGCCCAGCGCTATGCTGACCAGCAGCACGCGGTTCCAGGATTCGCTTGCGCGCAACACCAACGCCAGCGCCGAAGACCCCAGCAGCACCATCAGTGCCCGCGGGTCAGCGGTACTCAACCACCAGAGCAAGGCCGGCAGCAGTCCCAGAGCAAGAACGCCAACGGCGTCCCTCAATCCGCGCCGCAGGAGTACGAGACTTCCCGCGGCAGCGCCCAACCAATACAACAACGGCAATGCCGCACATCCAGCCACTACCAGAGTGGCCTGCATACGACCTCGCATGATGAACTCAGCTATGGCGCGCATGCATTCAATCCTTTGCTACGTGTCGACTGCCCGGTCTCAGCGGCCGTGGCTGTCGGTGTAGGCCAGCAGGGCCAGGAAGCGGGCGCGCTTGATAGCGGTGGCCAGCTGACGCTGATAACGAGCTTTGGTACCGGTGATACGGCTTGGAACGATTTTGCCGGTCTCGGATACGTAGGCTTTCAGAGTGTTGAGATCTTTGTAATCGATCTCTTTCACGTCTTCAGCGGTGAAGCGGCAGAATTTACGACGACGGAAGAAACGTGCCATGTGATTGGCTCCTTAGGAAGTCCGTGGATTACTCGTCAGCGTTGTCGCTGTTGTCGCTGTCGCTATCGCTGTCATCGCCTTCGGCGCTGTCAGCATGCTCAGGACGGTCGCGACGCTCACGGCGCTCACTGCGGTTTTCTTCAGCCTTGAGCATCTCGGATTGGCCAGTGATGGCTTCTTCGCGACGGATGACCAGGTTACGGATCACTGCATCGTTGTAGCGGAAGTTGTCTTCCAGCTCGGCCAGGGCCTTGCCGGTGCACTCAACGTTCAGCATCACGTAGTGAGCCTTGTGAACATTGTTGATTGCGTAGGCCAGTTGACGACGGCCCCAGTCTTCCAGACGGTGGATCTTGCCGCCGTCTTCTTCGATCAGCTTGGTGTAACGCTCAACCATGCCGCCGACTTGCTCGCTTTGATCCGGGTGGACCAAAAAGATGATTTCGTAATGACGCATGAATGCTCCTTACGGGTTGTAGCCTGCCGCTTAAAAACGGTCAGACAAGGAGTGAATGACACTTATGGACTTGTGGACGCTAGACACATAAGTGCCTGCCATCACAGCAAGGGGCGCAATTGTAGAGAAGGGTCGAGGGAGGCGCAAGGTAATTGGTGATTATTTGAACAACCGCCAGATTTGCCCAAATACAAAACGCTGTGGGAGCGAGCCTGCTCGATAGCGGCGTGCCCGTCGACTTTTGCGTCCCTGCGACACCGTCATCGCGAGCAAGCTCGCTCCCACATTTGATACGCGTCTGGATCAGGGCTTTTTGGCGACAGCCTTGACGCTCCGCTGGCGCTGGGCCTCGAACAGGCAGACACCGGTGGCGACCGAGACATTGAGGCTGCTGACGCTACCGGCCATCGGCAGCTTGACCAGGTAATCGCAATGCTCGCGTGTCAAGCGGCGCATGCCCTTGCCCTCGGCGCCCATGATCAGGATCGTCGGACCGGTGAGGTCCTGGTCATAGAGGCTGACCTCGGCCTCGCCCGCCGTGCCCACCACCCACAAGCCACGCTGCTGGAGTTTCTCCAGGGTGCGCGCCAGGTTGGTCACGGCCACCAGGGGCATGACCTCCGCCGCACCGCAAGCGACCTTGCGCACCACAGGCGTCAGGGTCGCCGACTTGTCCTTGGGAACAATCACCGCCAGCGCGCCGGCTGCATCCGCCGAGCGCAGGCAGGCGCCGAGGTTGTGAGGGTCGGTCACGCCGTCCAGGACCAGCAGCAGGGGCGAGCCCTCGGTGCGATCGAGCAACTCGTCGAGCATCGCCTCGCCCCAGACCTGGCTCGGGCTCACCTCGGCCACCACGCCCTGGTGCACACCCTCGACCCAGGCATCCATCTCACGACGTTCGGCCTGGCCCACCGCCACACGGTTTTCGCTGGCCAGTTCGATCAAGGTCTGGACCCGCGGGTCGCTACGCCCCTCGGCCAGCCAGATCTGCTTGACCCGCTTGGGATGATGGCGCAGCAGCGCCTCCACGGCATGCAGGCCGTAGATTTTTTCCAACTGACTCATGACTTGGCCTTGGGTTTACGCGCCCCGCCACTCTTGGCCGGGGCCGAGCCCGCTTTTGGCGGACCCTTGCGATGTTTGCTCGGTTTGCTGGCAGCCTTCTCCGGAGCCGACCGTCCAGCCTTGCCGCCTGCCTTGGCCTCTGCCAGCAACGCTTTTTTCATCTCACGGCTTTTGCGCACTTCAGCGTTCTTCGCCGCCGCATCGCTCGGACGATAGGCCTCGACGGCTTTTTCCTTGGCCGCACCGCGCCGACCGGACTTGCTCGGCGCCGGCTCGGCTGGGGCCTTGGTCACAGGCGCAGCGGTTTCGGCACCGCGTTTCTTGCGACCGATCGGCGCGCTGATGGTTTTTTCCGCCATCTCGAAATCGATCTTGCGCTCGTCCAGGTCGACACGCATCACCCGTACTTCAACGGTATCGCCCAGGCGGAAGCTACGACCGGTGCGCTCACCCGCCAGGCGGTGGTGGACAGGGTCGAAGTGGTAGTAATCCCCCGGCAGCGCGGTGACATGCACCAGGCCTTCGACGTAGATGTCGGTCAGCTCGACGAACAGGCCGAAACCGGTCACGGCGGTGATCACACCCGGGAACGATTCGCCCACGCGGTCTTTCATGTACTCGCACTTGAGCCAGTTCACCACGTCGCGGGTGGCTTCGTCGGCGCGTCGCTCGCTCATCGAACATTGTTCGCCGAGCTGCTCCAGGGCCGCCTCGTCGTACGGATAAATGCGCGCCTTGGGAATGGTCATCGCGCCGGCCCGCTTGACGTGCGGGGTGTTCATCTTGGAGTGGATCACGCTGCGGATCGCCCGGTGCGTGAGCAGGTCGGGATAACGGCGGATCGGCGAAGTGAAGTGGGTATAGGCTTCGTAATTGAGGCCAAAGTGCCCCTGGTTGTCGGCGCTGTACACCGCCTGGCTCAGCGAGCGCAGCATGACGGTCTGGATGAGATGGAAATCCGGACGATCCTTGATACTGGCCAGCAATGCCTGGTAGTCCTTGGGCGTAGGACCTTCCTTGCCCTTGTGCAGGGACAGGCCCAGCTCGCCGAGGAAGGCGCGCAGTTTTTCCAGGCGCTCCGGCGGAGGACCGTCATGGACCCGATACAGTGCAGGGATTTCGTGCTTCTTCAGGAACTCGGCGGTGGCCACGTTGGCCGCCAGCATGCATTCCTCGATCAGCTTGTGCGCGTCGTTGCGCACGGTCGGACGGATTTCGGCGATCTTGCGCTCGGAGCCGAAGATGATCCGGGTTTCCTGGGTTTCGAAATCAATGGCGCCGCGCACGTGACGGGCCGCCAGCAGCACTTTGTACAATGCATAGAGCTGCTTGAGGTGCGGCAGTACGTCGTTATATTCACCCCGCAGCTTGCGCGCCTCGGCCAGCTTCGGCGTCTCCAGCATCGCGCTGACCTTGTTGTAGGTCAGGCGGGCGTGGGAATGGATCACCGCTTCGTAGAAGCAGTAGTCGGTCATTTCGCCGGTCTTGGAGATGGTCATCTCGCAGACCATGGCCAGGCGATCGACATGAGGGTTGAGCGAGCACAGCCCGTTGGACAACTGCTCGGGCAGCATCGGCACGACACGCTCGGGGAAGTAAACCGAGTTGCCACGCACCTGGGCTTCGGCATCCAGCGCCGAACCGAGCTTCACATAGCTGGAAACGTCGGCGATGGCGACGTAAAGCTTCCAGCCACCGGAGAACAGCCGCAGCTTGCCCGGCCGGGCTTCGCAGTAGACCGCATCGTCGAAGTCCCGTGCGTCCTCGCCATCGATGGTCACGAACGGCAGGTGGCGCAGGTCGATGCGTTTCTCTTTGTCCTTTTCTTCGACTTCCGGCTTGAGCTTGGCCGCTTCCTTCAGCACAGCCTCAGGCCAGACATGAGGAATGTCATAGGTGCGCAGGGCGACATCGATTTCCATGCCCGGCGCCATGTAGTTGCCGACCACTTCCACCACATCCCCCTGCGGCTGGAAGCGAGGGGTTGGCCAGTGGGTGATCTTCACCTCGACGAACTGGCCGATCTTGGCATTGGCGTTGCGGCCCGGGGTGACCAGCACTTCCTGCTGGATCTTGGGATTGTCCGCGACGACGAAGCCGATGCCGCCTTCCTCGAAATAACGGCCGACGATGCTTTCGTGGGCGCGCGATACCACCTCCACAATCACACCCTCACGGCGACCGCGACGGTCCAGGCCGGACACCCGAGCCAGGGCCCGGTCGCCGTCGAACACCAGGCGCATCTGGGCCGGGCTCATGAACAGGTCGTCGCTGCCGTCATCGGGAATCAGGAAACCGAAGCCATCGCGATGGCCGGCGATACGTCCCAGGATGAGGTCGAGCTTGTCCACCGGCGCATAGGTGCCACGGCGGGTATAGATCAGTTGGGCGTCGCGCTCCATGGCACGCAGACGGCGGCGCAGGGCTTCGAGCTGGTCTTCGGTAGTCAGACCGAACTCTTCGACCAACTGTTCACGGCTGGCGGGCGAGCCCCTGTCGGCGAGATGCGCCAGGATCAGTTCGCGGCTGGGAATAGGGTTTTCGTATTTTTCCGCTTCACGAGCGGCCTCGGGATCGAGGGATTGCCAATCGGCCATTAGAGAGTTTTCACCTTGTCTATATGCGGTTAGTTTGGCATAGGCGTAATGAAACGGGAAATTTCAAGCATAAGGAGCCCTTTCTGGAATCTTTTGACCCGCCTTTGAAGCCTCGGATCGCACCACTCGTGAAAATTACCGGTTTTTTTCTCGCAGGGGGTTTACAGTTAAAAACACGCTCCGTATAGTGCGCGCCATCGACGACGCACACACGTTGCCGAGACTGCCCAGATGGTGAAATTGGTAGACACGCCAGCTTCAGGTGCTGGTGACCGCAAGGTCGTGGAAGTTCGAGTCTTCTTCTGGGCACCAATTTCAAGCGACAGATCAATGATCTGCCAGCTTCACAAGAACCCGCGAAAGCGGGTTTTTGCATTTCTCCTCCCCTGAAAAGCCAGTCAGCAATTACTAAAACAAAAACAGGGGTTTACAGATCAAAACGCGCTCCGTATAGTGCGCCACATCAACAGCGGCAACGCTGAAGATGCTGCCCAGATGGTGAAATTGGTAGACACGCCAGCTTCAGGTGCTGGTGACCGCAAGGTCGTGGAAGTTCGAGTCTTCTTCTGGGCACCAATTCAAGCTTCAAGGTTTTGCCTTGAACCTCACAGAAACCCGCGAAAGCGGGTTTTTGCGTTTCTGCCTCCTTTACTTTCCCGACCACAGCAATCGCAGGCTCGCCCTCATCCGGACAAAGCCGGAAGATCCCCGGACGCAACCCAAGCTCGTGGTCGCGTCCGGACGAATGCCCGGTCAGCCGGATCAGGCCCGGAACTGTCCCAGGCTCGCCTTCAATTGCGCCGCCAGGCTGTCCAGCACCTTACCGCTGGCGGTGGTCTCGACCACAGCCTGGGCCGCCTTCTCGGCCTGGGCATGAATGGTTTCTACCCGCCCGCGAACCGCCTGGGCACCCTGGGCCTGATGAGCTGCCGCCTGGGTCGCCAGGCCGATGGCCGCGTGCACCTGCTCCACAGAGGCCTGCACCGACTGCTGCAAACGAGCACTGTCACGCAATACCAGCAATCCTTCGCTGGCCTGGCGCCCAGCCTGGCCGATCGCAGCCACCGCCTCCCGGGCCCCTTGCTGCAACGCCACGATATGGGCCTGGATATCGCCCGTGGAACTCTGGGTCTTGCTTGCCAGGGCCCGTACCTCATCCGCCACCACCGCAAAGCCGCGCCCGGTCTCCCCGGCCCGCGCAGCCTCGATAGCCGCGTTCAAGGCCAACAGGTTGGTCTGCTCGGCAATACCGTGGATCACCGTCAGCACCACTTCGATCTGCTCGCTCTGCTGGGCCAACCGCTCGATGACTTTCGCCCCGGTATCCACCTGCCCGGCCAACGCCTCGATCAGGCTGCCTACCTTGGCCGATGTGCGAGTGTTCTCATCGGTGGCCTGGCGAATCTCCACCACCTGCTGCAAGGCCGCCTGCATTGCCTGGCTTTCCGATTGCGCCTCATCAGCCATCTGCGACAAGGCCCGCAGGCTCTCGGCCACTTCATCGCGCTGCATCCCGGCTGCCGCATCGGCACCGGAATTTCGCAAGGTCATCGCACCGATCTCCAGGCCCGTACGCTGGGCCACGTCACCCGCTTCCCGCACGATGGGCTGCAACTTATCCACAAAGCGATTGACAGCCGATGCCATGTCGCCAATTTCATCCTTGCTGTTGATTTGCACGCGCTTGGTCAGGTCCCCCTCACCCGCCGCCAGATCATTCATCGCCGCGATCAGCAGCCTCAGGCGATTGACGACCCGGCGCCCCAGCACCACCGCCAACAACACCAGCACGCCGAGGCCCACCAGCGCCAGGCCCAGGCCAATGCGCCAGCGCAAGGTACTCGCGGCCTCTTGCACGGTGCTGGCAGTATTGGTCTGCATTTGGGTAGCAGTGGTCTGGGCCGACTGCAGCCGGCCACGCATGGCAGTGGCACTGTCAGCCGCAGCCCCCTTGAGACTGTCCCCCACCAGCTGGTCGCTGCTGGCGATCAACGCCGAGAATCTCTGGTCCAGCGCCTTCAGGTCGCTTTCCACGGATGCGGTGGAGACCCCCATGAGCACTTTGCCGATTTCCACCCCGTTGGGGCTGATGGAAGCCTCGAGGTAATAGACGGAAGGATCGTTTTTCGCCGCATCCAGGACCTTGTCCAGCGCCCGCTCACCCTTGCCCTTCTCCAGCAGCGCTTTGTTGACCGGATTTTCCCGGTTCAAATAACGGGTCAGGTGTTCGCCATTGGCATCGTCATAAATGACGAAGAGCACATTGGGATTGCGCTGGGCCCGGCGAGCGAATTCGGAAAGTGTCGGAATGTCGCTGTCCCACATGGCACGAGGGGCAACGGAGGCCAGGAGTTGCGCCATATCATTGGCCGACTCCCTCAAGTCTTTTTCCAGAGCGCCCCGCAGCTGTGCCTGCTCTTCCTTCAGGCGCGCGGACAAGCCGGCATTCAGGCGCTGGCGCGTACTGGCAGACAGGCTATCCAGGCTGGAGGTCACCTCGCGCCCGGCCTGCTCCAACTCACCGGAAAGTTTCTGGCTATCAGCCCCCAGGCCCGCACTCAGGTCGGCCTCCAGCGCCGTGACTGTGCTCCGGGTCAGCGCCACAGCCACCAGCACCTGCACCAAAAGGGCGATACCAAGCGTAACGAACACAGGCCGCAGCAAACGGCTTTGTAACAGTGAGAGAACGGCCGACACGTGAAATCCCTCTACCAACGCCATTAATTTGATGGCACCGCTGAACGGGCGCCGATAATGGAGATTCATAGCAAGTGTCGTGCCGCACGGCGACCAGGAACGACAAAGGACCCTAATGAGGGTCCTTTGTTTTGTGCATCAATGACTTATCAGCCAAACGGATGACGCAGAACGATGGTTTCGTTGCGGTCCGGCCCCGTCGAAATAATGTCGATCGGCGCGCCGACCAGCTCTTCGAGACGCTTGATGTAGTTGCGGGCCGCCACAGGCAGCTCTTCCAGGGTCTTGGCACCCACGGTGGACTCGGTCCAGCCCGGCATCTGCTCGTACACCGGCTCCAGGCCGATGTAGCTGTCGGCGTCGGTCGGAGCGTCGATGACAGCGCCGTTCTGGTTCTTGTAGCCCACGCAGATGTTGATGGTCTCCAGACCATCCAGCACGTCCAGCTTGGTCAGGCACAAGCCAGAAATGCTGTTGACGTCGATGGCGCGACGCAGGATCACCGCATCGAACCAGCCGCAACGACGGGCACGCCCGGTAGTGGCACCGAACTCATGGCCGCGCTTGGCCAGGAACGCACCGACGTCATCGAACAGTTCGGTCGGGAACGGACCCGAGCCCACGCGCGTGGTGTAGGCCTTGGTGATGCCCAGGATGTAGTCCACGTACATCGGACCGAAACCCGACCCGGTGGCGATGCCGCCGGCGGTGGTGTTGGAGCTGGTCACGTACGGGTAGGTGCCATGGTCGATGTCCAGCAACGAACCCTGGGCGCCTTCGAACATGATGTCCTTGCCGGCACGACGCAACTCATGCAGCTCAGCGGTGACATCGAGCATCATCGGCTTGAGCAGCTCGGCGTATTCCATGCACTCGTCCAGCGTCTTCTGGAAATCGATGGCAGGTTCTTTGTAGTAGTTGACCAGGACAAAGTTGTGGTAGTCCAGCAACTCACCCAGTTTGGCGGCGAAACGCTCGCGGTGGAACAGATCGCCGATGCGCAGGCCGCGGCGCGCCACCTTGTCTTCGTAGGCAGGGCCGATACCACGACCGGTGGTACCGATCTTCATCTCGCCACGAGCCTTTTCACGGGCCTGGTCCAGCGCAACGTGATAGGACAGGATCAACGGGCAGGACGGGCTGATACGCAGGCGCTCGCGCACCGGTACGCCTTTCTCTTCCAGCTTGACGATTTCCCGCAGCAACGCGTCGGGAGCCACCACGACACCGTTGCCGATCAGGCACTGCACGCCTTCACGCAGCACGCCCGACGGAATCAGGTGCAGGACGGTCTTCTCACCGTCGATCACCAGGGTGTGACCTGCGTTGTGGCCACCCTGATAGCGCACTACGGCGGCAGCATGTTCGGTCAGCAGATCGACGATCTTGCCTTTGCCCTCATCACCCCACTGGGTGCCCAGGACTACGACATTCTTACCCATAACACTTGTCCTCATTCGCGCAAACTTGGTGCCGGCCGCAGCCGGCAGGAAAACTCAAGAAGCCAGCGGCAATACCTGCCAAAGCCCGTTGTGCTGAATCAATTGCCGGTCGCAGTCCGCTTCGCGGGCGGCGGCCAAAGGCTGCCCGGGCAATGCCTGGACGACTCGCTGACCCTCACTGCGCAACTGGCAGACTGCTTGCCAGAGTGCCGCATCCGTACTGTCAGGCATCCAGATACCGCCAGACGGTAACTCGACCTCAGCACGCCCCAGGGTCACCAGGGTTTTCAAATCGGTAGAAAAGCCGGTCGCCGGACGAGCACGACCGAAATCGGCGCCGATGTCATCGTAACGACC
This genomic interval carries:
- the rplI gene encoding 50S ribosomal protein L9; the protein is MELILLEKIANLGNLGDKVKVKSGYGRNYLLPFGKATAATAANLAAFEERRAELEKAAADRKASAESRAAQLAELEVTITATAGDEGKLFGSIGTHDIADALTASGVEVAKSEVRLPNGTIRNVGEFDVAVHLHAEVEATVRVVVVAA
- the rpsF gene encoding 30S ribosomal protein S6, which codes for MRHYEIIFLVHPDQSEQVGGMVERYTKLIEEDGGKIHRLEDWGRRQLAYAINNVHKAHYVMLNVECTGKALAELEDNFRYNDAVIRNLVIRREEAITGQSEMLKAEENRSERRERRDRPEHADSAEGDDSDSDSDNSDNADE
- the dnaB gene encoding replicative DNA helicase; the protein is MNEITAPEQYDLQTAALKVPPHSIEAEQAVLGGLMLDNNAWERVLDQVSDGDFYRHDHRLIFRAIARLADQNMPIDVVTLAEQLDKEGQTSQVGGLGYLGELAKNTPSVANIKAYAQIVRQRATLRQLIGISNEIADSAFNPEGRTAEEILDEAERQIFQIAEARPKTGGPVSVNDLLTKAIDRIDTLFNTSDAITGLSTGYTDLDEKTSGLQPADLIIVAGRPSMGKTTFAMNLVENAVLRSDKVVLVYSLEMPGESLIMRMLSSLGRIDQTKVRSGQLEDDDWPRLTSAVNLLNDRKLFIDDTAGISPSEMRARTRRLVREHGDIGLIMIDYLQLMQIPGSSGDNRTNEISEISRSLKALAKEFNCPVVALSQLNRSLEQRPNKRPVNSDLRESGAIEQDADVIMFVYRDEVYHPETEHKGIAEIIIGKQRNGPIGFVRLAFIGKYTRFENLAPGSYNFDDDE
- the rlmB gene encoding 23S rRNA (guanosine(2251)-2'-O)-methyltransferase RlmB, encoding MSQLEKIYGLHAVEALLRHHPKRVKQIWLAEGRSDPRVQTLIELASENRVAVGQAERREMDAWVEGVHQGVVAEVSPSQVWGEAMLDELLDRTEGSPLLLVLDGVTDPHNLGACLRSADAAGALAVIVPKDKSATLTPVVRKVACGAAEVMPLVAVTNLARTLEKLQQRGLWVVGTAGEAEVSLYDQDLTGPTILIMGAEGKGMRRLTREHCDYLVKLPMAGSVSSLNVSVATGVCLFEAQRQRSVKAVAKKP
- the rpsR gene encoding 30S ribosomal protein S18: MARFFRRRKFCRFTAEDVKEIDYKDLNTLKAYVSETGKIVPSRITGTKARYQRQLATAIKRARFLALLAYTDSHGR
- a CDS encoding YgiQ family radical SAM protein gives rise to the protein MQAAKPLFDYPKYWAECFGPAPFLPMSREEMDQLGWDSCDIIIVTGDAYVDHPSFGMAIIGRLLEAQGFRVGIIAQPNWQSKDDFMKLGEPNLFFGVAAGNMDSMINRYTADKKIRSDDAYTPGGLAGKRPDRASLVYSQRCKEAYKHVPIVLGGIEASLRRIAHYDYWQDRVRNSILIDASADILLYGNAERAIVEVAQRLSYGHRIEDITDVRGTAFIRRDTPEGWYEVDSTRIDRPGKIDKIINPYVNTQDTAACAIEQEKGPVEDPSEAKVVQILASPKMTRDKTVIRLPSVEKVRNDPVLYAHANRVLHLETNPGNARALVQKHGDVDVWFNPPPIPMTTEEMDYVFGMPYARVPHPAYGKEKIPAYEMIRFSVNIMRGCFGGCTFCSITEHEGRIIQNRSEESIIREIEEIRDKVPGFTGVISDLGGPTANMYRIACKSPEIESACRKPSCVFPGICPNLNTDHSSLIQLYRSARALPGVKKILIASGLRYDLAVESPEYVKELVTHHVGGYLKIAPEHTEEGPLNQMMKPGIGTYDRFKRMFEKYTREAGKEQYLIPYFIAAHPGTTDEDMMNLALWLKSNGFRADQVQAFYPSPMATATAMYHSGKNPLRKVTYKSDAVTIVKSEEQRRLHKAFLRYHDPKGWPMLREALTRMGRADLIGPGKHQLIPLHQPATDSYQSARRKNSTPAGSHKVGKETTRILTQHTGLPPRASDGGNPWDKREKAKAEAFARNQEAAKERKDAAKGKGPKPARKPVVPR